Genomic window (Shewanella psychropiezotolerans):
GATAATATCATCCGTGATGCCGAAGCGATACGTGCTCAGCTTTGCCCAGATGAACAATGGAGCATCTTAGGCCAAAGTTTCGGTGGTTTTTGTGTACTTAAATACTTAAATGATGCACCACAAGGATTAAAGGAAGCTTATATCACTGGCGGCATGCCATCACTGACCCGCCACGCAGATGAAGTATACCAAGCCACCTACAAACGAGTGTTAGCGAAAAACCAAGACTTCTTTAAGCGCTTCAGCGATGCCCAGACACTTATCACTCAGCTAGCCGAGCACATCAGTAACAATGTGGTCCGTATCGCCACGGGTGAACGACTCACCGTCGAGATGCTACAGCTACTCGGGCTTAACATAGGCATGGAGCAAGGCCCAGAATTGGTTTACTACTTGCTTGAACAGGCACTTATCGAAACTGAGTCAGGTACAGAGGTTAACCCGCTTTTTCTGGGACAATTCTGCCAGCAGCTCGATTTCAACACCAACCCTATTTTTGCCCTACTCCACGAGAGTATCTACTGCCAGCAAAGCGCCGCAAATTGGTCGGCTCAGCGCGTTCGCGGCCAATATGATGAATTTAACTATGAGTCAGGCAAGCCCTTCCTGTTTACCGGCGAGATGGTCTACCCTTGGTTTTTCGAGCAGTTCACTAATCTTAAGCCACTCAAACATACCGCCAACTTACTCGCGGAAAAATCTGATTGGTCACAGCTATATGACTTAGACACCCTAGCGAACAACCAGGTGCCCGTCGCAGCAGCCATCTACAGCGAAGATATGTTTGTCGAGATGAACTACAGCCTGGAAACCGCCAAGCAAGTAGGCGAGCTAAAGTATTGGTTAACGTCTGAGTATGAGCACAACGGCATCCGCATGGATGGCGAGCATATTCTTGATAAACTGATAGCACTCAATCGTGGCAAGCAGCTGCGATAGCTGATACCACTCACAAGGGGTGACAACAATCCTCACAAAGGAGGGACTTGTGGGATAACAAGTTTCAAATATCTTTTTTGTGAGTTCATTGGCGGTTTGGTACTTGGTTAGTTTACTAAGTACCCTAGTGTTATGTTTATTTGTCACCTTGTTAGTTTCATGACTCTGCCAACTCGGTTAATTTCGAACCTGTTAGTTGATAGCCTATCCACTCATCTTTTGATTTAGCACCAAGAGATTTATAAACATTAATTGCAGGCTCATTCCAACCAAGAACATTCCACTCAAATCGCCCACATCCATTATCAACAGTAATTTTTGCTAGATGTTTAAGGAGAGTTTTTCCAGCTCCACTGCCACGCTCAGTATGAGTAACATACAAATTTTCAAGATAGAGACCATGCTTCCCTAACCAAGTTGAGTAATTAAAAAAGTAAACTGAAAAACCCATAGGACAGCCTTCTTTCTCACAAATTACAGCTGTTGTTGTAGAATTTTCACCAAAAATTGAATCTTGAATACATAATTATGTTGCCACAACTTCATG
Coding sequences:
- a CDS encoding alpha/beta fold hydrolase — its product is MKSDLTFAGLTAIKHSFSLPLDYANPKGEQIKVFARELVSPENQDKQLPYLVFFQGGPGFGAIRPAANGGWIKRALTEFKVLLLDQRGTGLSTPVSYLSLNHMDSEEQAQYLTHFRADNIIRDAEAIRAQLCPDEQWSILGQSFGGFCVLKYLNDAPQGLKEAYITGGMPSLTRHADEVYQATYKRVLAKNQDFFKRFSDAQTLITQLAEHISNNVVRIATGERLTVEMLQLLGLNIGMEQGPELVYYLLEQALIETESGTEVNPLFLGQFCQQLDFNTNPIFALLHESIYCQQSAANWSAQRVRGQYDEFNYESGKPFLFTGEMVYPWFFEQFTNLKPLKHTANLLAEKSDWSQLYDLDTLANNQVPVAAAIYSEDMFVEMNYSLETAKQVGELKYWLTSEYEHNGIRMDGEHILDKLIALNRGKQLR
- a CDS encoding GNAT family N-acetyltransferase yields the protein MQDSIFGENSTTTAVICEKEGCPMGFSVYFFNYSTWLGKHGLYLENLYVTHTERGSGAGKTLLKHLAKITVDNGCGRFEWNVLGWNEPAINVYKSLGAKSKDEWIGYQLTGSKLTELAES